ACCTGAAGATCGAGTACTACGAGAACCTGGGTTATGCGTTCGCCAGCCTGGGCTGGGACCTGCAGCCAGAGGAGAACAAACCGCTGGAGGAGGCGGTGGCCGCTGCCAAACAGGCAGAAGTGGCAATCGTGGTGGTGGGCGTAGTTGAAGGGGAAGGCCGCGATCGCGCGAGTCTCGACCTCTCCGCGGAGCAGGAGAGGCTCATCAAGGCGGTGGCTGCCACAGGCACACCCACGGTGGTGGTGCTGCAAACGGGGAGCGCAGTGACCATGCGCAACTGGCTGGACCAGGTGCCCGCAGTGGTCCAGGCGTGGTACGCGGGCGAGGAAGGCGGCACAGCGGTGGCAGAGATGCTGTGGGGCGACATCAACCCCGGCGGCAAATTGCCCATCACCTTCCCGGTATCTGCGGCGCAACTGCCTCTCTACTACAATCCCAAGCCCACCGGGCGCGGCTGGGACTATGTGGACCTGACAGGGAAGCCGCTCTTCCCCTTCGGCCACGGGCTCAGCTACACCACCTTCGCCTACAGCGACCTGCGCATCACCCCGCAGGCCATCGATCCAACTGGCACGGCCACCGTTAGCGTTGACGTGCAGAACGTGGGCAGCCGCGCCGGCGACGAGGTGGTGCAACTCTACATTCACGACGTGGTGGGCAGCGTAGCCCGGCCGGTGAAAGAGCTGAAAGGCTTCCGCCGCATCACGCTCAAACCGGGCGAGAAGACGACCGTCACCTTCCGCCTGGGCCCAGCAGAGCTTTCGATGCTCGATCGGCAGCTGAAGGAGGTAGTGGAGCCTGGCACCTTTGAGGTGATGGTCGGCAGTTCGTCCGAGGACATACGCGTGCGCTCGACCCTGGAGGTGGTAGCGCGGTAGCTGAGGTGCACGCGGACAGGCGACTCCCGTGCACATGGCCCTGGGCGGCACAGCCTGCGCAATGCGCGCACGTTGCCCACGGAGCCACAAGGAGGCATCGCCCCTCCTCGCAATGAGGACAGGGGCCTCGACGTGCCGCGCCCTTCAACGCGGGCGCGGCACGAGAACCCCCGTTTCTGCGCTGTGCTCGGCGCAGGGCTTCCTTTTTGTGTTCTAAGCAACGAACTGCTTAGAGGCAATTGGGCCGAACAGTATGGTGTGAACAACCGCATATGGCGGCGTGAGCCGCGTTCGTTCGCAGAGGAGCAGGTGAAAAGGAGAAGCGTGAGATGAGCTATCGTCTACCCGATATCCGCTTTCAGCGGAAGGCGGTCGATCCCCAAGTAATGCTCGCCAACCTGGCGCAGGATTTGGAGATCAAGCCCTCGGTCGGCATTTGGTACTTCACGCCGGGGGGTGGCCGCTTTCACGAGCGATTTGTGCCGGAGGCTTCCATTCCCCAGCGCATCGAGATGGCTGCAGAGATGGCCAAACTGGGGGTGAAGGGGATTGAGGCGCACTATCCGGCGGAGGTCAACGAGGAAAACGCGCATCTCTACCAGAAATTAGCCAAAGAGACCGGCATTCGCTTGGTAGGGGTGCCATTCTCCCACTTCTACGACAAGATCTTTGAATTCGGCAGCATGTCCAATCCGGATCCGGCCGTGCGCAAGCGGGCGAAAGAGATCGCTGTGGGCGGCCTGAAGCTCGTTAAGGAGCTCGGCGCAGACCTGGCCATCTCGTGGCCCGGCATGGATGGCTATCGCTACCTGCACGGCACGCCCTTCATGCGCATGTGGGACCTCTTTGAGACAACCCTCGCCGAGGCCATGGACGAGGTGCCTGGCGTGCGCGTGGCCATCGAGCCAAAGGGCTACGAGCCCGCACCCAACAACATCTATCGCACCACTGCTGAAGGCATCCTTGCCGCACAACGCATCGAGAAGAAGCTGCGCAACCCGGAGAATCGCCGGCTGCTGGAGCAGGGGCACGCCCTGGTCGGCCTCAATCCCGAGGTGGGGCATGTGAAGATGAGCTTCGAGATCCTGCCTGCCGCCTACTCGCTGGTGGCCATGGAGGGGCGTTTGGCGCACACCCACTGGAACAGCCAGCCCGACGGCAACTACGACCAGGACAACAACATCGGCGTGGTCAATCCACACGAGACTGAGGCGCTGCTGTACGCCCTCTGGGCCATCGGCTACAACGGCTACTTTGGCATCGACATCAACCCGGAGAACATGCCGGTACACAAGGCGGTAGAGCTCAACATCAAGGCGTTGGAGAAGATGAAGGAGCGCGTGGCGAGGCTGCCGCACGAACGCATCATGGAGTGCCACCTCAATCCGGCCAAACATCGCGGCGAATTGGAGGAGATTCTCATCGCCAACTGGTGATGTGCTTTTCGGGCGCTGGGGCCTGTTCGTGGCCCCAGCGCGCTTTCACCTGCGCGGCGGACTTGCAGAGAACACACCCTGCACGGCCGGGGGCAGCCTGTCCTGGGGGCCCAGCTCTCGCAGAGGGCCAAGGCGCCCCAGGCCATTGTGCCGAGGCCCGAAGGCGTGCTACTTTTCTTTGAGCGTTGCGGCTATGCCCCTGGCCCACGCTTCGATTGCGTCCCAGTCGCGAAAATCGCCGACCTGCGCCTTCATGAGGCGGAGGATGAGGCGCTCAAACCGGTTGAGCTTGCTGGCATCCAGGGCGCCGCGAAAGACGGCGATATCCCGCGGCGCCAGGCGCTGCACGGCCGCCTCCAACGCCTTGGGGATGCGCCAGCCGCGCAGGAGGGTTACTGCATCGCCTCTGCCTAAGGGGCCACTGGAAAAGATCCAGACCGGCAGTGCGCTGAGCTCACGCTCGTGCTTCTGCAGCAAGGCACCGGCCTCCTTGCGCCACTGTCCAGCGTAGACGGCGCTGCCGATGACCGCCGCGCCGTAGGAGCTCAAGTCGCCAGCCTCACCTGCCGCGCGCACGTCGGCCTGCACCCCAGCCTCCCGTAACACCTGCCCGACCCTCTCGGCGATCTCTTTGGTCGCCCCGTACTTGCTCCCGTACGCCACAAGCACTCGCATAGGTTCATCTCCTCAGCAACGATATGGCTGGTTGGCCGGTCTTGAGTTGATCACGCTGTACCTTTGCGCCTACCTCGCGGGGCAACCGGCGCCGTCTCTGTACCAAAGACGATCCTGGCTTCATGGCGAAACGCCTGCGCCTCATGTCCTGAGAGGCCCGCCCATGGGTTGGCGCAGCACCGTCTTCAGCCTCTCCGGCGCGCTCCTTTGCGGGTCACTGAGGTAGATTTCGTGATGTTTCCCCCGCAGCTCATGGCCGCTTTCTCTGATAAAGTCATGCAGCTTAGCTATCGTCGGCCCTTCTGCATCGTACGGGCCAAGGTGCATGATCTGGGCAGCCAAACCCTCATGATAGCACTCGAACCGCACCTGGTCCAAGGCGGTCAGGCCTTTCTTTTCCTTGACTACGCGGAGTGCTTCGGCCACCATGTCGGGGGTGACCCATTCTGGCTGCATGATCATCGCCGTCCACTGCCAAAGACTCTTATTGCTCCACTGGGTGGGATCGTCTGTCCACCACAGGCCTTCCAAGGGCATCACCCCGTAGTCAACACCTTTGCCTTTTTTGGCCATGAACTTAAGGGTGTAGGAGAGTGAGAAGAGCGCTTCGATGGCCTGGTGGTATGCAGGCGAGAGGTTGGGGTCGCCGGCGCCATCAATCATCAAGAAGTTGAGCGGAGGGACATCGACGATGGCCACTTTGTGCGGCGAGGGATTGTACAGGTGCGCGAGCTCTCTTTTTAGGTCAATTTTGCGCATGGCGGTACTCCTCATGTCTGGGCACATCTCGAAGCGTCCAACGCCAGTCACCGAACGCACGGCCCGGTGGCCGCCCACCTCCGCGTGCAGCGCGTCCGAGAGCGAGCCGAGGACGCGCGAACGGTACCCGCAAGTTCAAGCCCGACCGCGGCCGAGCTGCCCTGCGACCCATCCTCCGCCCACTGCCAAAGCAATCGCTACCGCCGTCCACAGGTCCGGACCCATCAACAGATCGCTGATCAGCCCAACGAGGGCGGTCAGAACGCCAACGGCCACGCCATTTTTCACTGCGGCTGGTCTCCCTTTGCGCGCCGCAAGAAGGCCCCCGAGGAGCGCGCCAATGCCCATCAAGACGGAAGCCAGCACAGGAGACGTCCTGGCGGCGAACTGGTTGATCATCTGCTGGTCCGGCGCTCCCCTGACTTGGAACGCCAAGTGAAAGGCATACCCCGTGACCGCGGCAAACACGCCGAAAATGGCAATTCCCACGGCGATGACTGCCCCCAGCAGCACCCAACCCCACTTAATTCCCGAGAGTTGCCGTGACATGTTCAGCCCTCCTCACCAAACGTGCGCTGCCTATTGCCCCTTTCGCGGCCTCAAACCCGACTTTCCGCTGGCAAATCAACACCCCCGCCTTGAGGGATGTTCCTCGGAATCTGCCCGCGGCGGCTGAGGGTCCATTTTCCCGGAGAAGCTCAGGAACCTCCCCTCTGGCGGGCAAGCCTCGAGGGGAGAAGACCCTGCTCGACAAAAAAGGTCTGCGGGCTCGGCTTCTTGTAACCATCTCGCACCCTCAGGCCGCCCCAGGGAGGCGGCCGCGCTTCCTTGACCCGGCGGGCGCCCCCTTGTAGTCGCCGATCAGGATGGCCCGCCCGAACCTGCCTCGGTTGTTTGGATTTCCCCACACAACAAGGTGGTCCATAGTCGGTCCGTGTGCGCTCATTGCAGGCCAGTTCGCTCACGACCTTTGTGCCCCGCATGTGGAAGAGGCCCACTAGCCAGTAGGCGGGCCCCGCCCCGAGGCCGCCTTACATTGGGCGAAAGGGTGCATCGAAGGCTATGAAATCCCTGGCACGGAGCTGCTCTACCACCCTCCCCCCGGACCACGGCCTGCCCAGTCCGGCACGGAATGGCTCGCCGTAGGTCAGTATTGAGAAGTCAGGGGCCCCGTGAACTTTTCTCGGGGGAGATAGATGAGCTGGCAGGTCGCAGCCCATCCCTCTCGCCGGCGCCTCCAACGTCTCTTAACCTAGGAGCGCGCTCATGTGGCCGTAGTGGTCCTGATTGTCCGGGGTTGGCTCATAAGCATAGTGCCAGCAACCTGGGTCCACGGGAGCATTCCACGAGGCGCCTTTCGGCGTCTGGTCACAGCCGACTCGCAACTGGAGGCCTTTCATGCTTGCTCGGTGAAGCCCATCCCAAGCCCCTGACGACCACTGTAGAGTGATGGTCGGCAGCTCCGTGGCATTGGCTGGTCCGGCTGCTTGACCGACCACACCGAGAGCCGATATGCACCCACTGTGCGATTAGGCGATTCACCCGAGCATGATGCCGATGACACGGCCGAGTCCCAGGCCGTCTTTGTTGGGCTGCACGCTCTGTCGAGTTGGCTTGCAGCTGGCCAGGGAAAACACCTCGATCACATACGGCTCCTGCCTCTGAGCTGCCCTTTCGCGTAGCTCTCGTGAGCTTCGCCTCCGCGGGCGGCTCAATGCTCCGTACTGCCGCAGCGCACCCGGTATACTCTTCCTTTCCAGGCAACCCCCGCGCGCAGACAGTGCCACACGGAGTGAGCCATCATGAAGGTGGCCAGGAGGACGGTTACAGGGTAGAGGAGAGCCACCCTTCGAGGCAGGCGGAAGCGCGCGGCGACGGTGTACCAGAGGGCACAGTTGACCACCAGCTGAATGATAGTAGGCATTGCTGCTTCCTGGTGCGTCTCTCCTTGCCACAACCAATGCAGCACAAGCGCGACTGGCCTCAGGAACAAGAGGGCAAAACACCCCGTCACCGCGATGCTCAGCCACAATCGATAGCGCAGTGCGGGGAATGCGCTCTTGGCCAGACCGCGCCAAGATTCGCGAAATCCTCGATAGAAGTGCACATTAACAAAGTCGGAACCGTTGGCCACGGTGATTCGGCCACCGGTCTGGCGCACCCGGCGCGCTAGCATGACATCCTCTGCCACTTCACCGCGCACCGCGCGGTGCCCGCCCACGCGCTCATACGCTGTGCGGCGGAAGAGCATGAATGGGCCCACGGCCATTGCCAAACCGCTCAGCCTCAGGCGCTCCCCCAGCGCTAGGGGAAGGAGCGCCACAAGCCCAAAGGGGATGATGGGGAGAAGCAGCGCCTCGCCGAAGCTATGCATGACCGTATGAGGAATGATGGTGAGCAGGTCAGAACCGTTCTGCTGGGCGGTCTGCACGCTCCACTTCAGGCTGCTGGGTTGATGTTCCGTGTCGGCGTCGGTGAACAGCAACCACTCTCCGCGCGCCTCCCTGGCCAACAGATGGCACGCAAAGTTCTTGCCCGTCCATCCT
This sequence is a window from Calditrichota bacterium. Protein-coding genes within it:
- a CDS encoding GyrI-like domain-containing protein, producing the protein MRKIDLKRELAHLYNPSPHKVAIVDVPPLNFLMIDGAGDPNLSPAYHQAIEALFSLSYTLKFMAKKGKGVDYGVMPLEGLWWTDDPTQWSNKSLWQWTAMIMQPEWVTPDMVAEALRVVKEKKGLTALDQVRFECYHEGLAAQIMHLGPYDAEGPTIAKLHDFIRESGHELRGKHHEIYLSDPQRSAPERLKTVLRQPMGGPLRT
- a CDS encoding glycosyltransferase, whose translation is MAQTCGLLEVDFDAIACAAVGLLVINLLANLWALHRAAPPCAGGLLPSVSVLIPARNEARNIRRCLESILAQDYPALEVLVLDDGSTDGTAAIVEAVAATDKRVRPIRGLPLPQGWTGKNFACHLLAREARGEWLLFTDADTEHQPSSLKWSVQTAQQNGSDLLTIIPHTVMHSFGEALLLPIIPFGLVALLPLALGERLRLSGLAMAVGPFMLFRRTAYERVGGHRAVRGEVAEDVMLARRVRQTGGRITVANGSDFVNVHFYRGFRESWRGLAKSAFPALRYRLWLSIAVTGCFALLFLRPVALVLHWLWQGETHQEAAMPTIIQLVVNCALWYTVAARFRLPRRVALLYPVTVLLATFMMAHSVWHCLRAGVAWKGRVYRVRCGSTEH
- a CDS encoding flavodoxin domain-containing protein, which translates into the protein MRVLVAYGSKYGATKEIAERVGQVLREAGVQADVRAAGEAGDLSSYGAAVIGSAVYAGQWRKEAGALLQKHERELSALPVWIFSSGPLGRGDAVTLLRGWRIPKALEAAVQRLAPRDIAVFRGALDASKLNRFERLILRLMKAQVGDFRDWDAIEAWARGIAATLKEK
- a CDS encoding TIM barrel protein, translating into MSYRLPDIRFQRKAVDPQVMLANLAQDLEIKPSVGIWYFTPGGGRFHERFVPEASIPQRIEMAAEMAKLGVKGIEAHYPAEVNEENAHLYQKLAKETGIRLVGVPFSHFYDKIFEFGSMSNPDPAVRKRAKEIAVGGLKLVKELGADLAISWPGMDGYRYLHGTPFMRMWDLFETTLAEAMDEVPGVRVAIEPKGYEPAPNNIYRTTAEGILAAQRIEKKLRNPENRRLLEQGHALVGLNPEVGHVKMSFEILPAAYSLVAMEGRLAHTHWNSQPDGNYDQDNNIGVVNPHETEALLYALWAIGYNGYFGIDINPENMPVHKAVELNIKALEKMKERVARLPHERIMECHLNPAKHRGELEEILIANW